Part of the Marinobacterium rhizophilum genome is shown below.
GCGCGCGGCCAGATCCCGCTTTAAGTGACGCCGTTTTGTTCCGGCAACGGTGAGAATAGCCGCGGCCGGTGAGTGCAAAATTGCCATGTATTATTTTGCCTATGGATCAAACTTGTCAGCCAGGCGACTCGAAGCCCGGATATCCGCCGTGCGCAAAGTCGGTGTCGGCAGGCTTGATGGGCACCAGCTGCGATTTCACAAGGTCAGCCATACGGACGGATCGGCCAAGTGTGACGCTTTCGAAACCGGCGATATCCGGCACTGCGTGATCGGGGTACTGTTCGAGCTATCCGAGCCTGACAGAGCCAGGCTCGATCGCTTTGAGGGCCTGCATTCTGGCTATGAAGCCAGGGATATCCTGGTACGGCTTGATGACGGCTCGACAGTAATCGCCTTTACCTACTCTGCAACCCGCATTGACCCTGCTCTGCGGCCCTTTGACTGGTACCGCGAGCACGTACTGACAGGTGCCAGGGAGCATGGTTTTGCGCAAGCCTATATTCAGCAGATTGAGGCAATCGAGTGCATCAACGACCCCGATGAAGCCCGCTGTGCGCGGGAGCGGGGGATTTACCGCTAAGCTTCTTCCCTCGCTCGCTGTGTCGCGTCATCCGGCTGGACATGCCTGGGCATGTGCATACATGGCCCTGCCGACGCGAGTCCCGTTGTCCCAACCGTCTTGCGGCCTGCAGGGCTGCCTGCTCAGCTTGCCTTTCGGATGACATAGAGGTGATACACCAGCGCCAGTACAAAACAGATCAGTGCGGGGGCGGCCAGGGCATAAAACTGCAGCTGGCCATACAGCAGTGCGCCCAGCAGGCCGCCGGTGACAAAGCCCGCGGTGATCAGGACCAGCAGCAGTGCCTTGCGCCGGTCAAAACGCTCCTTGCGCAGGGTGGCACCGAGCATGATGCCCAGGTCCGTGATAATGCCCGTGATGTGAGTGGTGCGAATGATGGCACCGCTGTAGGTTGTTGCCAGGGCGTTTTGCATGCCGCAGGCCGCCGAGGCGAGGTAGTGCCCGAGTACCGATCCCTGGTTGAGGAAATAGATCGCTACCAGCAAAAAGGCACCTTCGATAAACAGCAGCGAATCGTAGTGCCTGCCAAGCTTCAACGACGGACTCGATATGAGGAATCCCGATAGCGCCGCGCCGAGCAGAAAGCTCAGCAGTATGGCCGCCAGGTGCAGGCTGCTGCCTGAGAGTCCGCCCAGTTCCGCGCCCAGCAGGGTCGCGGTTCCCGACAGGTGGGAGATGGACTGGTGCGCGAAGCCCAGCAGGCCCACCGCGTTGACGGTGCCCGCGAGCAGGGCCAGGGTAAAGGCCCCAAATTCAATCCAGCGCGGCAGTTTCGATATCATGGATCCTTCCTGGTGTGGGCTACAAGGCGGCAGAGGGGGCTTGCAGGTTGCGAGCCGGCACAGACCGCGGCTTATTTTAACAGCCTGACAGGCGGATTCCCGTGGTACCGGCAATCGTTTCAGGCTGAGCCTGCAGATCGCATCCTGGCCGTAGGTTCACTGACTGTCAGGCCAGGGTACGACAGGGGTTATGGCCGTCTTTGGCTACCGAATAAAAGGCCTGAGGCCGTGCCGGACGATACATCGCACGGCTGTGCCTGGCCGCACTCGGAAATGCCTTGCAGTGGGCTTTTGCCGGTGCTAAAACACATGCACTGGTGCGGCGTCCATGCCGCCAGAGACGCCTGATGACTCCACTTCGCATTCTCCTGCTGCTGGCCCTGTTGCTGTCCCCGTTTGGGGTGTCTGGCGGTCAGGGCACGGCCTATCCCGGCAGTAGCGATCAGGCGCTACAGCTGTGGGACAGTGCCGATACACGGGGCCTGGTTGCCACATCTACAGTCAGGCTGGAATCGGGCCGGTTGCCGCGAAAAAGCGCCGATGCGTCAGCTATCCTGTCTCTGGGCCAGCGAGCGGCGACCATTCGCTACCATGCCGTTGCAGCGGTCACCGAACCCGGCAAGCCCGTCCCGCACTGGCGCTCTGCCTGGGCTCCGCGCGCCCCGCCAGCATCACCCGGTTACCTCATCAGCTGAATCTTCCCACGGGCTCGCCTGTTCTGCATCTGCGAGGCGGCGTCCTGTGGTCCTGTTCTGAAATGAACGTCGGAGCATGGCTCCTGCGTGCAAGCCTGAGAGTTCCCATGGGTGTATTGACGCGTTTCTCTGTAAACAAAACCACGATTGATTTTATGGCACTGCGGCCCTTCACCGCACTGCTGTCCCTGGTGCTGGTGCTGGCTTCTGTGGCATCGCTGCTGATTAACGGCTTGCCGCTGGGGCTGGATTTTACCGGCGGCACCCTGATAGAGGTTGGCTACAGCCAGGCGCCGTCCCTGGAGGACATACGCGTACTGCTGGCAGCGGCCGGGCATGAGGGTGCCCTGGTACAGACTTTTGGCTCACTCAACGATGTGCTGATCCGGCTCTCATCCAGCTACACGCCCGAGATTGGCGAGAAGGTGCGCAACCTGCTGCAAAGTGCCACCAGCGAGGTTGTAGACCTGCGCCGCACCGAGTTCGTCGGTGCCCAGGTCGGCGAGGATCTGCGCGAGCGCGGCGGGATGGGCGTGCTGGTGGCGCTGGCAATGATTACCCTCTATGTGTCGTTCCGCTTCCAGCTGAAGTTCGCCATTGGCGCCGTGGTGGCCCTGTTCCATGATGTCATAATCGTGCTGGGTGCTTTTTCGCTGTTTGGCTGGGACTTCGACCTCACCGTACTGGCGGCGATTCTGGCGGTCATAGGCTATTCACTCAACGATAGCCTGGTGGTGGCGGATCGTATCCGCGAAAACATCCGGCGCCGGCGTCAGGGCAGCATGCGGGACCTTGTTAACCTGTCACTGAACGAGACCCTGAGCCGGACCCTGATGACGTCCTTTACCACGCTGCTGGTGGTCATTGCGCTGTTTCTGTTTGGCGGCAGCATGATACATGGCTTTGCCACGGCGCTGCTGGTTGGCATCGCGGTGGGCACCTATTCATCGATCTATGTCGCCAGCGATCTGTTGCTGTGGATGAACCTGCAAAGCGAGGATCTGGTTCGTACGCCGGCACAGGTTGAAGAAGACTTGCTGCCCTGACGCCTGCCGGGCTCAGGTGGCAAGGACGACACCTGGATCGGTGCCTGCGCAAGCGCCAGCAGGGCGCAACAGGCGTATCATGGAGGCGGTCAGAAAGGGGTCTGTATGCCAATACCATTTGAGACCGTGCATATTGAACAGCTGCAAGACGCCAAGCGGCTGCTTGAACATCCGGGGATAGCGGCGCGCTTGTCAAGCTCGCTGGCTACGCCGGTTGATCGGGCGATAAGGCGGCTGCCTGCGTCTGCCAGCAAGATCATAATGGCGGCCGTGACCCGATCCCTGGAAGCAGCGCTGCGAACGGCCCTGTATACCCTGGGTGAAGGCCCGCAGCCGCCGTCCAATCGCATCCACCTTGCAACGGCTGCGCTCAGCGGTGCCGCGGGCGGTGCCTTTGGCCTTGCGGCCCTGGCCATTGAGCTGCCGGTGTCTACCACCATCATGCTGCGTTCGATCGCCGATATCGCCAGGGGCGAGGGTGAAAACCTGGCGCACGCAGAATCCCGCCTGGCCTGTCTTGAGGTGTTTGCACTGGGGGGCGCCAGTGACCAGGACGATGCTGCGGAGTCAGGCTATTTCGGTATCCGGGCTGCGCTGGCGTCTGCGATTACCGAGGCGGCAC
Proteins encoded:
- the secF gene encoding protein translocase subunit SecF; this translates as MGVLTRFSVNKTTIDFMALRPFTALLSLVLVLASVASLLINGLPLGLDFTGGTLIEVGYSQAPSLEDIRVLLAAAGHEGALVQTFGSLNDVLIRLSSSYTPEIGEKVRNLLQSATSEVVDLRRTEFVGAQVGEDLRERGGMGVLVALAMITLYVSFRFQLKFAIGAVVALFHDVIIVLGAFSLFGWDFDLTVLAAILAVIGYSLNDSLVVADRIRENIRRRRQGSMRDLVNLSLNETLSRTLMTSFTTLLVVIALFLFGGSMIHGFATALLVGIAVGTYSSIYVASDLLLWMNLQSEDLVRTPAQVEEDLLP
- a CDS encoding EcsC family protein, which gives rise to MPIPFETVHIEQLQDAKRLLEHPGIAARLSSSLATPVDRAIRRLPASASKIIMAAVTRSLEAALRTALYTLGEGPQPPSNRIHLATAALSGAAGGAFGLAALAIELPVSTTIMLRSIADIARGEGENLAHAESRLACLEVFALGGASDQDDAAESGYFGIRAALASAITEAARHLATQGAAREGTPALVRLVTQIAARFSIPVTQKAAAQAVPIIGAAGGALINSLFIGHFQDIARGHFTVRRLERIYGPEQVRALYDTLP
- a CDS encoding gamma-glutamylcyclotransferase family protein, with amino-acid sequence MSARRLEARISAVRKVGVGRLDGHQLRFHKVSHTDGSAKCDAFETGDIRHCVIGVLFELSEPDRARLDRFEGLHSGYEARDILVRLDDGSTVIAFTYSATRIDPALRPFDWYREHVLTGAREHGFAQAYIQQIEAIECINDPDEARCARERGIYR
- a CDS encoding YoaK family protein — protein: MISKLPRWIEFGAFTLALLAGTVNAVGLLGFAHQSISHLSGTATLLGAELGGLSGSSLHLAAILLSFLLGAALSGFLISSPSLKLGRHYDSLLFIEGAFLLVAIYFLNQGSVLGHYLASAACGMQNALATTYSGAIIRTTHITGIITDLGIMLGATLRKERFDRRKALLLVLITAGFVTGGLLGALLYGQLQFYALAAPALICFVLALVYHLYVIRKAS